In Candidatus Binataceae bacterium, a genomic segment contains:
- a CDS encoding sigma-70 family RNA polymerase sigma factor, with the protein MVREVGPEFLQTRPRLIKLRTPGRQVGDEAELIQQAKKGNSEAFGVLVERYQRRVANVAFAVVHNQDDAIELAQETFVRAYENLQKFESRSSFSTWLYRIAANLAIDFWRREGRHVLLRGEDAENELQRLPTEKGDSFKAASRKELSGRLSRALEELTPEHRAVILLREVEGLSYDEISDVLQCPRGTVMSRLHYARSRMRGMLKDLTKDGGG; encoded by the coding sequence GTGGTGCGTGAAGTTGGGCCTGAATTTCTCCAGACCCGGCCCCGTCTAATCAAATTGAGAACCCCAGGCCGCCAGGTCGGCGACGAAGCCGAGCTCATCCAACAGGCCAAGAAAGGTAACTCAGAGGCCTTCGGGGTGTTGGTTGAGCGATACCAACGCCGAGTTGCTAACGTTGCCTTCGCGGTCGTACACAATCAGGACGATGCTATCGAACTTGCGCAAGAAACCTTCGTACGAGCGTACGAGAATCTGCAAAAATTCGAATCGCGCTCCAGCTTCTCGACTTGGCTCTATCGAATCGCAGCGAACCTGGCAATCGACTTTTGGCGACGTGAAGGACGTCACGTGCTGCTGCGTGGCGAAGACGCGGAAAATGAACTACAGCGGCTGCCGACCGAAAAGGGTGATTCCTTCAAGGCCGCAAGCCGAAAAGAACTCTCCGGACGCCTCTCGAGGGCGTTGGAGGAGTTGACGCCAGAACATCGCGCAGTGATACTTTTACGCGAAGTGGAAGGGCTGTCCTACGACGAGATCAGCGACGTGCTGCAATGCCCGCGGGGCACGGTCATGAGCCGGCTTCACTACGCGCGTAGCCGCATGCGTGGAATGCTCAAGGATCTCACGAAGGACGGAGGCGGATGA
- a CDS encoding 3-hydroxyacyl-CoA dehydrogenase gives MDLKNAVALVTGGGSGLGEATARELAAFGAKIAVLDLGSSPGQNVAASLDGIFVAADVVSDKEVAAAITKTVAKFGSVHIAVNCAGIGRAMRTITKEGPHSLELFKKVIEVNLSGTFNVIRLGAAQMAKNQPNADGERGVIINTASIAAFDGQIGQAAYSASKGGVVGMTLPIARDLSSVGIRVCTIAPGTFDTPMLAGLPDPARKALGAQIPFPQRLGQPREYASLARHIVENAMLNGETIRLDGALRMAPR, from the coding sequence ATGGATCTCAAAAATGCGGTTGCTCTGGTTACCGGTGGCGGTTCGGGACTCGGCGAAGCGACTGCTCGAGAGCTCGCGGCGTTCGGTGCAAAAATTGCCGTCCTCGATCTCGGCTCCTCTCCGGGTCAGAACGTCGCCGCTTCGCTCGACGGCATCTTCGTTGCCGCGGATGTGGTGTCCGACAAGGAAGTCGCCGCCGCGATCACTAAGACGGTAGCCAAGTTCGGCTCTGTTCACATCGCCGTCAACTGTGCTGGCATCGGCCGCGCCATGCGCACCATTACCAAAGAAGGACCGCACTCGCTGGAGCTTTTCAAAAAGGTTATCGAGGTCAACCTGAGCGGCACCTTCAACGTGATACGGCTGGGGGCGGCGCAGATGGCCAAGAATCAGCCCAATGCCGACGGTGAACGCGGCGTAATCATCAATACTGCGTCAATCGCGGCATTCGACGGGCAGATAGGGCAGGCGGCCTATTCTGCTTCCAAAGGCGGGGTGGTGGGCATGACCCTGCCCATCGCGCGTGACCTCTCGTCAGTCGGCATCCGCGTCTGCACTATCGCGCCGGGCACCTTCGACACTCCGATGCTTGCCGGTCTACCCGATCCCGCGCGCAAGGCACTGGGCGCACAGATTCCGTTTCCGCAGCGACTGGGACAGCCGCGCGAATATGCTTCGCTCGCGCGGCACATCGTAGAGAACGCAATGCTCAACGGAGAGACTATCCGCCTCGACGGCGCGCTGAGGATGGCGCCGAGATAG